Genomic window (Amaranthus tricolor cultivar Red isolate AtriRed21 chromosome 7, ASM2621246v1, whole genome shotgun sequence):
GCAGCTGGAGGAACATTGATGGCCAAAACCTCCAAGGTAGCCAAGCAGATAATCGAGAAAATGTCCTCGAACTTCCATTGGAAAGATAAAAGGAATACCAAGAAAGGTGGAAAATATGAAGTGGATGCATTACTTGCTATTCAAAACTTTGCCCACGCATTGTCAAGGAGGATGGACCAATTGAGTGTAGGGAACACACGAAAGACATGTGAAGTGTGTGGAATCCAAGGTCATTCCCCATCAGAGTGTGCAGCAGCAGAATCATCATCAAGCCAACAAGTTAATGTAGTGTACAACCAAGGGAAGCCACCGTTCAATCCATACTCCAACACTTATAATGAAGGTTGGAGGCATCATCCCAACTTTTCATATGAAAATCCCAATGCATCATTGAACCCACCATCATATCACCAACCTCCACCAACATATAACCAACAACCCCCAGGGTTTCAAAAACCTCCACCACAAAACTTAccgcaaaaatcaaatttggagtCCATGATGGAGAACTTCATTATCACTCAGTCCAAGATTAATGCTGATACCTCTCAATACCCAGTGGACAACTGCCAAGCAACACCGAGAAAAACCCCTCCGGGCATGTAAATACAGTTACACTAAGAAGCGGCACAGCCTATAATCCTCCACCCATGGTTGTTGTtgagaatgaagaagaagaggtgGTAATAGAGGAAGAAGCACCTGATGAAAGGGAAAAGGAGGAACTACCAGCACCTGCCCCAGAGAAGAGAAAGGAGCCCACCACTGATGTATATGTACCTCCTGTTCCTTTCCCACAAAGATTAGCGCGTCACAAGCTTGAAGAAAAAAATGGGATGTTTTTTAGAAGTTTTGAGTAAGCTTGAAATAAACATTCCCTTCATAGATGCTATCAAGGAGATGCCTTCTTATGCAAAGTTTCTGAAGAAGGTATTATCTAACAAAAGGCAGCTGCTGGAAATAGGCGTAGAAACACTGAGAGGAGAATGCAACGCTATCTTAGAATGCAAGGTGCCGAAAAAAGAAGCTGACCCCGGATGTTTCACCATTCCAGTCAAATTTGGTGAAGTCTTGGTTAATAAAGCACTTGCTGATTTGGGGGCTAGTGTGAGTATCATGCCGCTGTCTTTATGCAAGAGGATCAATGCAAAGATCAAGCCAACAAGGATGTCTTTGCAGCTAGCCGATAGATTAGTAAGGTTTCCAATTGGAGTTGTTGAAGATTTGCCAGTTCAAATAGGGATGTTCTATGTCCCTTGTGATTTTGTGATTATGGATATTGTTGAAGATCATGTCATACCTATCATTCTTGGGAGAGATTTTTTGAAGACCGCACGGGCTGTTTTTGATGTATTCAATGGCAAGGTTACATTGAACATCTTGGGGGAGGACGTTGAGTTTCCTCTTCCATCAATAATGAAAGGACCCGTTGATTAATC
Coding sequences:
- the LOC130818441 gene encoding DNA damage-inducible protein 1-like, which codes for MVVVENEEEEVVIEEEAPDEREKEELPAPAPEKRKEPTTDVYVPPVPFPQRLAHAIKEMPSYAKFLKKVLSNKRQLLEIGVETLRGECNAILECKVPKKEADPGCFTIPVKFGEVLVNKALADLGASVSIMPLSLCKRINAKIKPTRMSLQLADRLVRFPIGVVEDLPVQIGMFYVPCDFVIMDIVEDHVIPIILGRDFLKTARAVFDVFNGKVTLNILGEDVEFPLPSIMKGPVD